A single window of Sparus aurata chromosome 22, fSpaAur1.1, whole genome shotgun sequence DNA harbors:
- the LOC115574025 gene encoding pleurocidin-like peptide WF3, producing MKLIAVFLVLSMVVLMAEPADGFIGWLIKGAISAGKAIHGAIRRRFGDLQQEQLEQLEQQQQQEQQQQLEKRAQFLRLG from the exons ATGAAGTTAATTGCAGTGTTTCTCGTGCTGTCCATGGTCGTTCTCATGGCTGAACCTGCTGATGGTTTTATTGGATGGCTAATTAAAGGCGCCATTAGCG CTGGCAAGGCGATCCATGG CGCTATCCGCCGTCGCTTTGGAGActtgcagcaggagcagctggagcagctggagcagcagcagcagcaagagcagcagcaacagcttgAAAAACGTGCTCAATTCCTTCGACTTGGCTGA